One part of the Olleya sp. YS genome encodes these proteins:
- the prmC gene encoding peptide chain release factor N(5)-glutamine methyltransferase — protein sequence MRLTDLKNIFHNELDAIYGKDEVQSFFFILTQAYYKYSRLDLALHPDLAITKQEQEPIFKALDLLKHHKPIQYIIGETEFYGLPFKVNEHTLIPRPETEELVDLIISNVTSSTVDKSLKILDIGTGSGCIAISLAKHLSTSSVFALDVSAKALEKASENATLNNVEVQFIEANILNKSNWDLNFNDLKFDIIVSNPPYVRHQEKTQMQPNVLNNEPHLALFVEDDNPLLFYKAITDFAVKNLTPKGELYFEINEYLGQEMIQLLENHGFKDVQLKQDMFGKDRMIIGTKN from the coding sequence ATGAGATTAACAGATTTAAAAAACATTTTTCATAACGAATTAGATGCTATTTATGGAAAAGACGAGGTGCAGTCCTTTTTTTTTATATTAACTCAAGCTTACTATAAATACAGTCGATTAGATTTGGCTTTACATCCTGACCTTGCAATCACCAAACAGGAGCAAGAACCTATTTTTAAGGCTTTAGACCTTTTAAAGCACCATAAACCCATACAATACATAATAGGTGAAACCGAGTTCTACGGTTTACCATTTAAAGTAAATGAGCATACACTAATACCTCGTCCCGAAACGGAAGAATTAGTAGACTTAATTATATCAAATGTCACTTCAAGCACAGTCGATAAGTCTCTTAAGATATTAGATATTGGTACAGGAAGTGGTTGTATTGCTATAAGTTTAGCTAAACATTTATCAACCAGTTCTGTTTTTGCGCTAGATGTTTCCGCGAAAGCGTTAGAAAAAGCAAGCGAAAACGCTACGTTAAATAACGTAGAAGTACAATTTATAGAAGCCAATATATTAAATAAGTCAAATTGGGATTTAAATTTTAATGACTTGAAATTTGACATCATAGTATCCAATCCACCATACGTAAGACACCAAGAGAAAACACAAATGCAACCAAATGTATTAAATAACGAGCCTCATTTAGCGTTGTTTGTAGAGGATGATAATCCGTTGCTATTTTACAAAGCTATAACTGATTTTGCTGTTAAAAACTTAACGCCTAAAGGCGAATTATATTTTGAAATTAATGAATATCTTGGTCAGGAGATGATACAGCTTTTAGAAAACCATGGTTTTAAAGATGTCCAATTAAAGCAGGATATGTTTGGAAAAGATAGAATGATAATAGGAACTAAAAATTAA
- a CDS encoding GNAT family N-acetyltransferase has translation MSNAIIEIREIQPQDNPQMEAIIREVFIEYGLPLVGTAYADEETPKMYQSYAKHNEAYYVVTIDGVIEGGGGLKPLNGMEDEVFEIQKMYFSNRLRGKGFGKKLFEKCLNKGQSLGFKQAYLETIPKLKEAIHIYESYGFTHLNAPLGQTGHFNCGVWMIKTL, from the coding sequence GTGAGTAATGCTATTATTGAAATAAGAGAAATACAGCCACAAGATAATCCTCAAATGGAAGCTATTATACGTGAGGTTTTTATTGAATATGGTTTGCCTTTAGTAGGTACAGCTTATGCAGATGAAGAAACACCGAAAATGTACCAATCTTATGCTAAACACAATGAAGCCTACTACGTTGTGACTATAGATGGAGTTATTGAAGGAGGAGGTGGATTAAAGCCTTTAAACGGAATGGAAGATGAGGTGTTTGAAATACAAAAAATGTATTTTTCTAATCGCTTACGCGGAAAAGGTTTTGGTAAGAAACTATTCGAAAAATGTCTTAACAAAGGACAATCATTAGGTTTTAAACAAGCCTATCTAGAAACTATCCCAAAATTAAAAGAAGCTATACATATTTATGAAAGTTATGGATTTACCCATTTAAATGCTCCTTTAGGCCAAACTGGACATTTTAACTGTGGAGTTTGGATGATAAAAACACTATGA